In Odontesthes bonariensis isolate fOdoBon6 chromosome 9, fOdoBon6.hap1, whole genome shotgun sequence, the following proteins share a genomic window:
- the LOC142388231 gene encoding mediator of RNA polymerase II transcription subunit 13-like isoform X1 → MSSCFVPNGASLEDCHSNLFCLADLTGIKWRRFVWQGPTSSPILFPVTEEDPILCSFSRCLAADVLSVWRRHHTPGRRELWLFWWGDDPSFAELIHNELSSEEDGEWESGLSYECRTLLFKAIHNLLERCLMNRGFVRIGKWFVKPYQKEEKSINRSEHLSCAFTFFVHGDSNVCTSVEIAQHQPLQRLSEEHLSLVQQSSSPLQVILSPYGLNGTLTGQAFKMSDHPTQKLIEEWRQFYPIFPNPKEVQEDKMEDTDWEDDSLAAVEVLVAGVRMVYPSCLVLLPLSDLPAVVPQGSANTPGGQCSAQQGQAAHRDPAISSVTLTPPTSPEEAHTDYQPSHRWLKLSSASDCYSSNNTLHGGKIPRRMASQMVESVWQEYNINRTGNKRKFTTLTNGACEEESDKSGLWDFVEPIYRPLCNCSRHKSQKQRSSSTSGHPPSSGQPAQPAPKHKLGEKMEKGEKQQRRPQTPFHHRNSVSEEQSLEPQTSRLCPRPQEEGSYPSLHHVDTVPPKAPSLHAHGPPADLVGSPPPPPLSPHPCDLSGLKNSSTPIHQPFYPPSVEPCLVPQKGSSEEPQLENMPLPLPLPPNYNETLEPAVFVGSAISPSEDSTHNPWKYFNLPRKKDSNFVTPQLPVDKVGDHGGGGTESVVSVTELMCDSSQPLKVSQELVRTYAQRRNSHLVSTTGDGEQSEEPDPYAFVEGDEEFTFTEKKDKAAEKEGNKKHKLDEGSETSAEDGQGPSGSKAPASTSLTHVNDLAVSYSDLDKIFNSDEDELTPRSRRAGVGTEDKFGCKETKQATLDPLSCISSADLHQMFPTPPSLEQQGYSPMNSGSKDSLETGAGLTLLDGSQLNSHFKMEVEEGFCSPKPSEIKDFSFVYKAETCQLFMGCTMYAPLKTLPSQCLLPIKLPEDCVYTPSWTMGKMELMPPVSNVNLLTKDSNVPSVEPDYSQTYTPQTQTPFLSSSAPPSNSGAGILPSPATPRFSVPTPRTPRTPRTPRGPSSVQGSLKYDNSDLYSPASTPSTCRPLSSVEPATVASIPEAHSLYVTLILSESVMNLFKDCNFDSCCVCVCNMNIRGADVGVYLKDNGEAQYPCTCGFSAVTNRRFGQSAGLFLEDELDVVGRGSDASRDTERCFEELRATTTHKAGSLKEKPPDELILMLQDQCTNPFAPMAGVEYSKVGSAPSSFLRIDERDCYNDCYMALEHGRQFMDNMSGGKVDETLVKSTCLHQWPKCKSADMSKLFSQDVLRVLLSLQPVLQDTIQKKRSVRSWGVQGPLTWQQFHKMAGRGSYGTDESPEPLPIPTFLVGYEYDFVVLSPFGLPYWEKLLLDPFGSQRDVGYVVICPENEALLRGAKTFFKDLSAMYEACQLGQHRPICKSHPEGILTVGTTEGRSMTEQPLSDWFLNMAAREGNNEAFNKLKLFAQVCRYDLAPYLSEQPLDSSLLSQRSPAPAASSSSSPQTSNSSGISSGLQSTNTTSTSSAPVSSTPPSSLPGSQTIGGMASAKPSSFSPFGTAGLQGSATQNGPQSNPQGGGGLAENGSNQPQGPTETPESTMERDKVGKPTDGESHAVSYPPAIVVYIVDPFSYEDADRDIHSSTYTLGLLRCYMEMLLFLPARIRNAVSVQIVPCQYLLQPVHSGERHVYNQHLKSLAFSVFTQCRRPLPNSTNFKTLTGFGPGLAIDMALKNPERPECLRLYTPPFILAPVKDKQTELGETFGEASQKYNILFVGYCLSHDQRWLLASCTDQHGELLETCIISIDVPNSRARRKKSSARRTGLEKLWEWCLGLVQLTSLPWRVVIGRLGRMGHGELRDWSILLSRRNLQSLSKRLKEKCRMCGISAADTPSILSACLVAMEPQGSFVIMPDSVSTGSVFGRSTTLNMQTSQLSTPQDTSCTHILVFPTSAMVQVNTNTSEPIDINFNPINPDGSDGMGIFDLFGNDMDHDMVDPDLINILPNSPTTSPAHSPGSHYHQGGDGSKGQSADRMESHEEALNILQQPMALGYFVSTAKAGPLPDWFWSACPQAQNQCPLFLKASLHLHVSSVQSDELLHSKHSHPLDSNHTSDVLRFVLEQYNALSWLTCDPATQDRRSCLPVHFVVLTQLYNFIMNML, encoded by the exons ATGAGTTCGTGCTTTGTACCAAACGGGGCCAGTTTGGAGGACTGCCACTCCAACCTCTTCTGCCTG gcTGATTTGACTGGAATAAAATGGCGGCGTTTTGTGTGGCAAGGACCCACTTCTTCGCCCATCCTTTTCCCAGTGACCGAGGAGGACCCGATCTTGTGTAGTTTCAGCCGATGCCTGGCTGCAGATGTGCTGAGTGTGTGGAGAAGGCACCACACCCCGGGTCGCAGGGAGCTCTGGCTTTTCTGGTGGGGGGATGACCCCAGTTTTGCAGAGCTTATCCACAATGAGCTCTCGA GTGAGGAGGACGGCGAGTGGGAGAGTGGCCTGTCCTACGAGTGTCGAACGCTCCTGTTCAAAGCCATTCACAACCTGCTGGAGCGCTGTCTCATGAACCGTGGCTTTGTTCGCATTGGCAAGTGGTTTGTTAAGCCATACCAAAAGGAGGAAAAGAGCATTAATAGAAG CGAACACCTTTCTTGCGCCTTCACCTTCTTTGTCCACGGCGACAGTAACGTGTGCACGAGTGTGGAGATTGCTCAACACCAGCCTCTACAGAGACTGAGCGAAGAGCATCTTAGTCTCGTACAGCAGAGCTCCAGCCCCCTGCAAG TTATCCTGAGCCCATACGGATTAAACGGGACCCTCACCGGCCAGGCTTTCAAGATGTCAGACCATCCTACTCAGAAGCTCATAGAAGAGTGGAGGCAGTTTTATCCTATTTTCCCCAATCCCAAGGAGGTCCAGGAGGACAAGATGGAAGACACAGACTGGGAGGACGACTCCCTGGCAGCTGTGGAGGTCCTTGTCG CGGGAGTTAGGATGGTCTACCCTTCCTGCCTGGTGCTCCTCCCCCTGTCGGACCTCCCTGCTGTGGTCCCTCAGGGCTCAGCTAACACCCCAGGAGGCCAGTGCAGTGCTCAGCAGGGTCAGGCCGCTCACAGAGATCCTGCCATATCCTCTGTCACCCTGACTCCTCCAACATCACCAGAGGAAGCTCACACTG ACTATCAGCCATCCCACAGGTGGCTAAAGTTGTCCTCTGCATCCGACTGCTACAGCTCTAACAATACTCTTCATGGGGGTAAGATCCCTCGCAGGATGGCCAGCCAGATGGTGGAGTCTGTGTGGCAGGAGTATAACATAAACCGTACAGGGAACAA GAGAAAGTTTACAACCTTGACAAACGGGGCCTGTGAGGAGGAGTCGGACAAATCTGGACTCTGGGATTTTGTGGAGCCAATTTACAGGCCACTTTGCAATTGCTCAAG GCATAAGAGTCAGAAGCAGCGATCCAGCAGCACCTCAGGACACCCGCCTTCTTCAGGCCAGCCTGCCCAGCCGGCCCCCAAGCACAAGCTGGGTGAGAAGATGGAAAAGGGGGAGAAGCAGCAGCGGAGGCCGCAGACACCTTTTCACCACCGCAACTCGGTAAGCGAGGAGCAGTCCCTGGAGCCGCAGACCTCTCGGCTGTGCCCCAGACCACAGGAGGAGGGCTCGTATCCCAGCCTGCACCACGTGGACACAGTACCACCCAAAGCCCCCTCACTGCACGCACACGGCCCCCCCGCAGACCTTGTCGGATCCCCGCCTCCCCCTCCTCTCAGTCCACATCCCTGTGACCTGAGCGGCTTGAAGAACTCTTCCACGCCCATTCATCAGCCGTTCTACCCGCCATCAGTGGAGCCCTGTCTGGTGCCACAAAAGGGCTCATCTGAGGAGCCTCAGCTAGAGAACATGCCCTTGCCTTTGCCCTTACCTCCAAACTACAATGAAACCTTGGAACCCGCCGTGTTTGTAGGCTCAGCTATAAGCCCCAGTGAAGACTCTACCCACAACCCCTGGAAGTATTTCAACCTGCCCAGGAAGAAGGACTCAAACTTTGTGACGCCCCAGCTGCCTGTGGATAAAGTAGGAGACCACGGTGGAGGAGGAACAGAAAGTGTGGTCTCCGTCACTGA GCTGATGTGTGACTCCTCGCAGCCTCTGAAGGTGTCCCAAGAGCTGGTCAGAACTTACGCCCAGCGGAGAAACAGCCATCTTGTGTCCACCACAGGAGAtggagagcaaagtgaggagcCGGACCCTTACGCCTTCGTAGAAGGAGACGAGGAGTTCACCTTTACGGAGAAGAAAGACAAAGCCGCGGAGAAAGAGGGCAACAAGAAACACAAG TTGGACGAAGGGTCCGAAACATCTGCAGAAG ATGGTCAGGGTCCATCAGGCAGTAAAGCTCCAGCCTCAACCAGCCTCACCCACGTGAACGACTTGGCTGTGTCCTACAGTGACCTGGATAAAATCTTCAACTCGGATGAAGATGAGCTAACT CCGAGATCCAGAAGAGCCGGAGTTGGTACAGAGGACAAGTTTGGCTGCAAAGAAACTAAACAAGCGACTCTGGATCCCCTGTCGTGCATAA gcTCAGCAGACCTACACCAGATGTTTCCCACCCCGCCTTCCCTTGAGCAGCAGGGCTACTCCCCCATGAACTCTGGGAGCAAAGACAGCCTGGAAACAGGGGCAGGCCTCACCCTGTTGGACGGCAGCCAGCTTAACAGCCACTTCaagatggaggtggaggagggttTCTGCAGCCCGAAGCCATCAGAAATAAAG GATTTCTCCTTCGTGTACAAGGCAGAGACATGTCAGTTATTCATGGGCTGTACTATGTACGCACCACTCAAGACACTACCTAGCCAGTGTCTGTTGCCTATCAAACTGCCAGAAGACTGTGTGTACACGCCGAGCTGGACCATGGGCAAGATGGAACTAATGCCTCCAGTGTCAAATGTCAATCTCCTCACTAAAGACAG TAACGTCCCGAGTGTGGAGCCCGACTACAGCCAGACCTACACCCCTCAAACCCAGACACCCTTTTTGTCCAGCAGTGCTCCTCCCAGCAACAGCGGTGCAGGCATCCTACCTTCTCCAGCCACGCCACGCTTCTCCGTGCCCACGCCTCGCACGCCACGCACTCCACGCACTCCCCGCGGCCCATCCAGCGTCCAGGGCTCCCTCAAATATGACAATTCTGACCTTTACTCTCCAGCCTCCACGCCTTCCACCTGTCGACCCCTCAGCTCTGTCGAGCCAGCCACCGTGGCCTCCATCCCAGAGGCTCACAGCCTTTATGTCACCCTCATACTTTCCGAGTCTGTCATGAACCTCTTCAAGGACTGCAACTTCGACAGTTGCTGCGTCTGCGTCTGCAACATGAACATCCGCGGGGCAGATGTAGGCGTGTACCTCAAGGACAACGGTGAGGCCCAGTACCCCTGCACTTGTGGCTTCAGCGCCGTCACAAACCGGCGCTTCGGCCAGTCAGCTGGGCTTTTTCTGGAGGATGAACTTGACGTGGTTGGACGGGGCTCAGACGCCAGTCGGGACACAGAGCGATGTTTCGAAGAGCTGAGAGCTACCACGACACACAAAGCTGGTAGTCTGAAGGAGAAGCCTCCAGATGAGCTCATCCTGATGCTGCAGGATCAGTGCACCAACCCATTTGCTCCAATGGCCGGTGTGGAGTACTCCAAGGTGGGCTCAGCCCCCAGTTCATTCCTGAGGATCGACGAGAGAGACTGTTATAATGACTGCTACATGGCGCTGGAGCATGGCAGGCAGTTCATGGACAATATGTCGGGAGGCAAAGTAGATGAAACACTTGTGAAAAGCACCTGTCTTCATCAGTGGCCAAAATGCAAAT CAGCGGACATGAGCAAGCTGTTCTCTCAGGACGTCCTGCGGGTGTTGTTGTCCCTCCAGCCTGTGCTGCAGGACACCATTCAGAAGAAGAGGAGTGTGCGCTCCTGGGGCGTACAGGGACCTCTCACCTGGCAACAGTTCCACAAAATGGCTGGCAGGGGATCTTACG GCACAGATGAGTCTCCCGAGCCTCTGCCCATCCCAACCTTTCTGGTTGGTTACGAGTATGACTTTGTGGTGCTGTCTCCTTTTGGGTTGCCTTACTGGGAGAAGCTTCTTCTTGATCCTTTTGGTTCCCAGAGAGATGTGGGATATGTCGTCATCTGCCCAGAAAACGAGGCCCTGCTTCGTGGCGCCAAGACCTTTTTTAAAGATCTGAGTGCAATGTATGAG GCATGCCAGCTGGGGCAACACAGGCCCATCTGCAAGAGTCACCCAGAGGGTATACTGACGGTTGGCACCACAGAAGGCAGGAGCATGACGGAGCAGCCCCTCAGTGACTGGTTCCTCAACATGGCTGCCAGAGAAGGAAACAATGAAGCCTTTAATAAGCTCAAACTCTTTGCTCAAGTGTGTCGCTATGATCTAG CTCCATACCTGTCAGAGCAGCCTTTGGATAGCTCTCTGTTGTCCCAGCGCAGTCCCGCCCCggctgcctcctcctcctcctccccccaaACCTCCAACTCTTCCGGCATCTCCTCAGGACTCCAGAGCACCAACACTACCAGCACCAGCTCTGCCCCGGTCAGCAGCACCCCTCCCTCCTCTTTGCCAGGCTCCCAGACTATCGGGGGAATGGCCTCAGCAAAGCCAAGTTCCTTCTCGCCATTTGGGACTGCAGGCTTGCAGGGCAGCGCAACTCAGAATGGACCTCAGTCAAATCCACAAGGGGGTGGGGGCTTGGCAGAAAATGGATCCAACCAGCCTCAGGGGCCCACAGAGACACCAGAGAG CACAATGGAGAGAGACAAAGTGGGAAAGCCAACAGACGGAGAGTCTCACGCTGTTTCTTACCCGCCTGCCATAGTGGTCTATATCGTCGACCCTTTCAGCTATGAAGACGCAGACAGAGACATCCACTCCAGCACCTACACGCTGGGCCTGCTGCGCTGCTACATGGAAATGCTCCTGTTCCTCCCTGCTCGCATCAGAAATGCCGTCTCTGTGCAG ATTGTTCCCtgccagtatctgctgcagcCGGTGCACAGCGGCGAGCGCCACGTCTACAACCAGCACCTGAAATCGCTGGCCTTCTCTGTGTTCACTCAGTGTCGTCGGCCTCTGCCCAACTCCACCAACTTCAAGACTCTGACGGGCTTCGGGCCCGGGCTTGCCATCGACATGGCACTTAAGAATCCAGAG CGGCCTGAGTGTCTGCGTCTGTACACGCCGCCCTTCATTTTGGCCCCAGTGAAAGACAAGCAGACTGAGCTCGGGGAGACGTTTGGCGAAGCATCGCAGAAGTACAACATCCTGTTTGTCGGCTACTGTCTGTCTCATGATCAGCGCTGGCTGCTGGCCTCGTGCACCGACCAACACGGAGAACTGCTGGAGACCTGCATCATTAGCATCGACGTGCCCAACAG CAGGGCTCGCAGGAAAAAGAGCTCCGCCAGACGAACGGGTTTGGAGAAGCTGTGGGAGTGGTGTCTCGGCCTGGTTCAGCTGACATCGCTGCCATGGAGGGTGGTGATTGGGCGGCTTGGCAGGATGGGGCATGGCGAGCTGAGAG ACTGGAGTATTTTACTGAGCAGGAGGAACTTGCAGTCTCTCAGTAAGCGGCTGAAGGAGAAGTGCAGGATGTGTGGCATCTCTGCTGCTGACACTCCCAGCATCCTCAGCGCCTGTCTGGTCGCCATGGAGCCACAAGGTTCCTTTGTCATCATGCCAG ATTCAGTGTCAACGGGTTCAGTGTTCGGCCGCAGCACCACACTCAACATGCAAACTTCACAGCTGAGCACGCCTCAAGACACCTCCTGTACGCACATCCTGGTGTTCCCCACCTCAGCCATGGTGCAGGTCAACACTAACACGTCAGAGCCCATTGACATCAACTTCAACCCCATAAATCCTG